Proteins from a genomic interval of Acidimicrobiales bacterium:
- a CDS encoding ATP-dependent Clp protease proteolytic subunit yields MTASTLSSLSPSGTLSDRLMEQRIVVLGGPVEDESANRLVAQLLVLSADDPQSDICLHINSPGGSVLAGLAVYDTMQLIPNDVATVAVGFAASMGQILLCAGTPRKRYALPNAQVVMHEGSAGLGGVAADVEIQAANLAATLDRMRGIIARHTGHPLEKVIEDVGRDRWFDAEEARDYGFVDHVVSRLDEIVPARPTRRIGLTGAAR; encoded by the coding sequence ATGACCGCCTCCACACTCTCGTCGTTGTCACCATCGGGAACGTTGTCCGACCGGCTCATGGAGCAGCGCATCGTCGTCCTCGGCGGGCCCGTCGAGGACGAGAGCGCCAACCGCCTCGTCGCGCAGCTGCTCGTGCTGTCGGCCGACGATCCCCAGAGCGACATCTGTCTCCACATCAACTCGCCGGGGGGTTCCGTGCTCGCGGGGCTGGCCGTGTACGACACCATGCAGCTGATCCCCAACGACGTCGCCACCGTGGCCGTCGGCTTCGCCGCGAGCATGGGTCAGATCCTGCTCTGCGCCGGCACGCCCAGGAAGCGCTACGCCCTGCCCAACGCGCAGGTCGTGATGCACGAGGGCTCGGCCGGGCTCGGTGGTGTCGCCGCGGATGTCGAGATCCAGGCCGCGAACCTCGCCGCCACCCTCGACCGCATGCGGGGCATCATCGCCCGCCACACCGGACATCCGCTCGAGAAGGTGATCGAGGACGTCGGCCGCGACCGCTGGTTCGATGCCGAGGAGGCCCGCGACTACGGATTCGTCGACCATGTGGTCAGCCGCCTCGACGAGATCGTTCCGGCCCGACCGACCCGCCGCATCGGGCTGACGGGAGCGGCCCGATGA
- a CDS encoding RDD family protein has protein sequence MQTSETPAGLGWRVSARVVDLVVVAWLVVFLLVEIDQRLLGGDPLGRRQARLVFDSPRPIILLLLLVVVYEVVPAVAWGATPGKALLGLRVRLTDRSAPAWMMAVGRAVILYVPVIFLGAPGVVVAAILLVSVVVAADGRGLHDRLLGTLVVALPRESDERS, from the coding sequence TTGCAGACGAGTGAGACACCCGCAGGGCTCGGATGGCGTGTGTCGGCCCGCGTCGTCGACCTGGTCGTGGTCGCCTGGCTCGTCGTGTTCCTGCTCGTCGAGATCGATCAGCGCCTGCTGGGGGGCGATCCGCTCGGGCGTCGCCAAGCCCGCCTGGTGTTCGACTCGCCGCGGCCGATCATCCTTCTCTTGCTGCTCGTCGTCGTCTACGAGGTCGTCCCGGCCGTGGCGTGGGGTGCCACCCCCGGCAAGGCGCTGCTCGGACTGCGGGTTCGGCTCACCGACCGGTCGGCGCCCGCGTGGATGATGGCGGTGGGTCGGGCGGTGATCCTCTACGTCCCGGTGATCTTCCTCGGCGCGCCAGGGGTCGTCGTTGCCGCGATCCTGCTCGTGAGTGTGGTCGTGGCTGCCGACGGGAGAGGCCTGCACGATCGTCTGCTCGGTACCCTCGTCGTGGCCCTGCCCCGTGAGTCCGACGAGAGGAGCTGA
- a CDS encoding ATP-dependent Clp protease proteolytic subunit has protein sequence MNAYRMSSYTIPTVVESTARGERVSDIFSRLLSERIVFVGTPIDDGVANVIVAQLLHLAAESPTADVNLYLNSPGGSFSAMMAIYDTMQFIAPEVATLCVGHAASTSAILLAAGTAGKRAVLPHARVVLHQPHSEGSRGSITDLALEAAELARIRADGEELLAKHTGRSVDRIRADTDRALVLTGPEAVAYGVVDQVLDRSGGQHDGAAALGPRP, from the coding sequence ATGAACGCCTACCGAATGAGCAGCTACACGATCCCCACGGTGGTCGAATCGACCGCCCGTGGCGAGCGGGTCTCCGACATCTTCAGTCGCCTGCTCTCGGAGCGCATCGTGTTCGTGGGCACCCCGATCGACGACGGCGTGGCCAACGTGATCGTCGCCCAACTGCTGCACCTGGCCGCCGAGTCGCCCACCGCCGATGTGAACCTCTACCTCAACTCTCCGGGTGGTTCTTTCAGCGCCATGATGGCGATCTACGACACCATGCAGTTCATCGCCCCCGAGGTGGCCACCCTGTGCGTCGGTCATGCCGCGTCGACCTCGGCCATCCTGCTCGCCGCCGGAACAGCGGGGAAGCGAGCGGTCCTCCCGCATGCGCGGGTGGTGCTGCATCAACCCCACAGCGAGGGAAGCCGGGGATCCATCACCGACCTCGCCCTGGAGGCGGCCGAACTCGCCCGTATCCGCGCCGACGGCGAAGAACTACTGGCGAAGCACACCGGCCGTTCCGTGGACCGGATCCGCGCCGACACCGATCGTGCCCTGGTGCTCACCGGACCCGAGGCCGTGGCCTACGGGGTCGTGGACCAGGTGCTGGACCGCTCAGGCGGCCAGCATGACGGGGCCGCTGCGCTCGGCCCGCGGCCGTAG
- a CDS encoding DNA-formamidopyrimidine glycosylase family protein, translated as MPELPEIRAHAERLAENWTGAELTAFRPLHLTALKTYAPQPEEAYGRSLTGTGNRGKYLQLHFAEGERPLTFVVHLMQGGRLRPDPKKAKKPRGGMARWEFADGGALLLTEAGTEHKAGVWLVVGDPNGQEPVDHLGPDADTISRADLEAALNSENTRVHGFLRDQRRIAGIGRLLSNEILFHAKLSPFAMTKKLSTVDIDTLAASIAAVIERHLDFERGLDDIGKSADRPSAVHHRIGFPCVDCDDEVRSVEYRRYTVAYCPTCQTGGKELADNTTSKFLK; from the coding sequence ATGCCGGAGCTGCCGGAGATCAGAGCCCACGCCGAACGCCTGGCCGAGAACTGGACCGGTGCCGAACTCACGGCCTTCCGACCCCTCCACCTCACCGCGCTGAAGACGTATGCGCCACAGCCCGAGGAGGCCTACGGGCGGTCGCTCACCGGCACCGGCAACCGGGGGAAATACCTCCAGCTCCACTTCGCAGAAGGCGAGCGGCCGCTCACGTTCGTCGTCCATCTGATGCAGGGCGGACGGCTCCGGCCCGACCCGAAGAAGGCGAAGAAGCCTCGGGGTGGCATGGCCCGCTGGGAGTTCGCCGATGGGGGTGCGCTCCTGCTCACCGAGGCCGGCACCGAGCACAAGGCCGGCGTGTGGCTCGTCGTCGGTGACCCGAACGGGCAGGAGCCGGTCGATCATCTCGGTCCCGACGCCGACACGATCTCGCGGGCCGATCTCGAAGCGGCACTGAACTCCGAGAACACGCGTGTCCACGGGTTCCTGCGCGACCAACGGCGCATCGCCGGCATCGGTCGCCTTCTGTCGAACGAGATCCTGTTCCACGCCAAGCTCTCGCCGTTCGCGATGACCAAGAAGCTGTCGACGGTCGACATCGACACGCTGGCCGCGAGCATCGCGGCGGTGATCGAGCGGCATCTCGACTTCGAACGGGGGCTGGACGACATCGGGAAGTCGGCCGACCGCCCGAGCGCCGTGCACCATCGGATCGGTTTCCCGTGTGTGGACTGCGACGACGAGGTGCGGTCCGTGGAGTATCGGCGCTACACCGTGGCGTACTGCCCGACCTGTCAGACCGGTGGTAAGGAACTGGCCGACAACACGACGAGCAAGTTCCTCAAGTAG
- a CDS encoding malate dehydrogenase produces MNEPVRVAVTGAAGQIGYSLLFRIASGSMLGPDQPVILQLLEIPPAMGALEGVAMELDDGAFPLLAGITQSDDPNTAFAGANIAMLVGSRPRSKGMERKDLLEANGAIFTVQGKALNDNAADDIKVLVVGNPANTNSLIAMNNAPDIPDARFTAMTRLDHNRAKAQLAAKLDVSVNDITNMTIWGNHSATQYPDLFHCNVNGANAAAAVGDQDWLENTFIPTVQQRGAAIIEARGLSSAASAASAAVDHVHDWVLGSAANDWVSMAIPSDGSYGVPEGLMSSFPVTCADGEYSIVQGLEIDEFSQGRIDATVAELAEERDTVRELGLI; encoded by the coding sequence ATGAATGAGCCCGTTCGCGTTGCTGTCACCGGTGCCGCCGGTCAGATCGGCTACAGCCTGCTGTTCCGCATCGCCAGCGGCTCGATGCTGGGCCCGGATCAGCCGGTCATTCTGCAGCTGCTCGAGATCCCTCCGGCGATGGGTGCGCTCGAGGGCGTGGCGATGGAGCTCGACGACGGCGCGTTCCCGCTGCTCGCCGGCATCACCCAGAGCGACGATCCGAACACGGCCTTCGCGGGCGCCAACATCGCAATGCTCGTCGGCTCGCGTCCCCGCTCGAAGGGCATGGAGCGCAAGGACCTGCTCGAGGCCAACGGTGCCATCTTCACCGTCCAGGGCAAGGCCCTCAACGACAATGCCGCAGACGACATCAAGGTGCTCGTCGTGGGCAACCCGGCCAACACCAACTCGCTGATCGCCATGAACAATGCGCCGGACATCCCCGACGCCCGCTTCACCGCCATGACCCGCCTGGATCACAACCGGGCCAAGGCCCAGCTCGCGGCCAAGCTCGACGTGTCGGTCAACGACATCACCAACATGACCATCTGGGGCAACCACTCGGCCACGCAGTACCCCGATCTCTTCCACTGCAACGTCAACGGTGCCAATGCGGCGGCGGCCGTCGGCGACCAGGACTGGCTCGAGAACACCTTCATCCCCACCGTCCAGCAGCGCGGCGCAGCGATCATCGAGGCCCGTGGGCTCTCCTCCGCAGCCTCGGCCGCCTCGGCCGCCGTCGACCACGTCCACGACTGGGTGCTCGGCTCCGCTGCGAACGACTGGGTCTCCATGGCGATCCCGTCCGACGGCAGCTACGGCGTGCCCGAAGGACTCATGTCCTCCTTCCCCGTCACCTGTGCGGACGGCGAGTACTCGATCGTCCAGGGCCTGGAGATCGACGAGTTCTCGCAGGGCCGCATCGACGCCACGGTGGCCGAGCTCGCCGAGGAGCGCGACACCGTTCGCGAACTCGGCCTCATCTGA
- a CDS encoding PAS domain-containing protein has translation MSHFATDLGRVAHSLPDALVMLESDGTISWLNQATLDLMGIVPLDWSGASFGDLIHHDDRPERIDELGTNVTEFRVRDGRSGWRRLEIRSRTIPGGARPGFVVVSLRDAA, from the coding sequence ATGTCGCACTTCGCCACCGACCTCGGGCGCGTCGCCCATTCCCTACCCGACGCCCTCGTGATGCTCGAGTCCGACGGCACGATCTCGTGGCTGAACCAGGCGACGCTCGATCTCATGGGCATCGTTCCCCTCGACTGGTCCGGCGCGTCGTTCGGTGACCTGATCCATCACGACGACCGCCCCGAGCGCATCGACGAGCTCGGCACGAACGTCACCGAGTTCCGAGTCCGCGACGGCCGCAGTGGGTGGCGTCGACTCGAGATCCGCTCGCGAACGATTCCCGGGGGTGCCCGGCCGGGATTCGTCGTCGTGTCGCTGCGCGACGCTGCCTGA
- a CDS encoding glycosyltransferase family 87 protein has product MATTTAPAPTRMSADLHRRLTLYPKVLLLALAAAFVFVILSGDGSDTTSGRVGGDFPAFYSAGTVVADGDIEQLWDPATQAAAQEGLLGGEEGFIMFPYAPHVAAAYSGFAQLPYRTAYVVHTLLMVGFLVAALHLLRPLVAVVDRWFWLTLGVTLTTYPVFVGVGGGQNTALTLFLVAAIWRSLADDRESLAGLAAAALLFRPQYALPLIGLMFLGRHWRAVGAAGLGAVGVWVANALVYGPAWFTAWMRGVQPLLEADAEINALNEIAPIGFLHSLLGTESTVALVAGGLVSMTVVATLMSTWARSPLALNERIALTAVGLLLIGPHTIYYDSSLALFTVLVLFDTGRIDRRVVVALWAAGLLHLTKGAVGASPLGPLVAVGFAATAWVLLSRRQDAVSRVLPIQDSWSPR; this is encoded by the coding sequence GTGGCGACCACGACTGCTCCCGCGCCGACCCGGATGTCGGCCGATCTCCACCGACGGCTCACCCTGTACCCGAAGGTGCTGCTCCTGGCCCTCGCCGCGGCGTTCGTCTTCGTGATCCTGAGCGGCGACGGATCCGACACCACCTCGGGTCGCGTGGGCGGCGACTTCCCTGCGTTCTACTCCGCCGGGACCGTCGTCGCCGACGGCGACATCGAGCAGCTGTGGGACCCGGCCACGCAGGCGGCCGCGCAGGAGGGCCTGCTCGGCGGGGAGGAAGGGTTCATCATGTTCCCCTACGCACCGCACGTGGCGGCCGCCTATTCGGGGTTCGCCCAGCTCCCGTACCGCACGGCGTATGTCGTGCACACCCTGCTCATGGTCGGTTTCCTGGTGGCCGCGCTGCACCTCCTCCGGCCCCTCGTCGCGGTGGTCGATCGATGGTTCTGGCTCACCCTGGGGGTGACGCTCACGACCTACCCCGTCTTCGTCGGCGTCGGCGGCGGGCAGAACACCGCCCTCACCCTGTTCCTCGTGGCCGCGATCTGGCGGAGTCTGGCCGACGACCGCGAGTCCCTCGCCGGTCTCGCGGCAGCGGCCCTGCTCTTCCGCCCGCAGTACGCGCTGCCGCTCATCGGTCTGATGTTCCTCGGGCGACACTGGCGGGCCGTGGGTGCCGCCGGCCTCGGCGCCGTCGGCGTGTGGGTCGCGAACGCACTCGTCTACGGACCCGCCTGGTTCACCGCCTGGATGCGCGGTGTGCAACCGCTGCTCGAGGCGGACGCCGAGATCAACGCCCTCAACGAGATCGCGCCGATCGGGTTCCTGCACTCACTGCTCGGCACCGAATCGACGGTTGCGCTCGTCGCCGGTGGTCTCGTGTCGATGACGGTCGTCGCCACACTGATGTCGACCTGGGCGCGCAGCCCGCTGGCGCTGAACGAACGGATCGCGCTGACCGCCGTCGGCCTGCTCCTGATCGGGCCCCACACCATCTACTACGACAGCTCCCTCGCACTGTTCACCGTGCTGGTGCTGTTCGACACCGGCCGCATCGACCGTCGCGTGGTCGTCGCGCTCTGGGCAGCCGGACTTCTCCATCTGACGAAGGGGGCCGTGGGCGCCTCGCCTCTCGGCCCGCTCGTCGCCGTCGGCTTCGCCGCCACGGCATGGGTGCTGCTGAGCCGTCGTCAGGACGCGGTGTCGCGGGTGTTGCCGATCCAGGACTCGTGGAGTCCTCGATAG
- a CDS encoding methylenetetrahydrofolate reductase, with product MADESKSTPFEVICEVEPATRPDLMGVRHQIATMSGVATAFLVPDNHIGRATVSSIAVADEIAKMGGRAIACLNARDRNVLGFRRDLLTAAAYGVDEFLFVYGDRPESGSRSDDLTVRAMMAEARRFADEVGQSFRIGLSSALRPIPAWKRDADFLCAQVSFDLDRLLDWRASVEVDCPVHAGVMVVASAAMGRKLSADIPQLAVPTEIIERLEDDPDSGVDLALEQVDAIRASGAFDGVHLIPVSRYREITDRLERR from the coding sequence ATGGCTGACGAGTCGAAGTCCACTCCGTTCGAGGTGATCTGCGAGGTGGAACCGGCCACCCGCCCCGATCTGATGGGCGTCCGGCACCAGATCGCGACCATGAGCGGCGTGGCGACGGCCTTCCTGGTGCCCGACAACCACATCGGGCGGGCCACCGTGTCGAGCATCGCGGTGGCCGACGAAATCGCGAAGATGGGTGGTCGAGCCATCGCGTGCCTGAACGCCCGTGACCGGAACGTGCTCGGCTTCCGGCGTGACCTGCTCACCGCTGCGGCGTATGGCGTCGACGAGTTCCTGTTCGTCTACGGCGACCGACCGGAGTCGGGAAGCCGGTCCGACGATCTCACGGTGAGGGCCATGATGGCCGAGGCTCGTCGTTTCGCCGACGAGGTGGGCCAGTCGTTTCGCATCGGACTGTCGAGTGCCCTCCGGCCGATCCCGGCGTGGAAGCGCGATGCCGACTTCCTCTGCGCTCAGGTGTCGTTCGATCTCGATCGCCTGCTCGACTGGCGTGCGTCGGTCGAGGTCGACTGCCCGGTCCACGCAGGCGTGATGGTGGTGGCCTCCGCGGCAATGGGTCGCAAACTGTCAGCCGACATCCCGCAGTTGGCCGTACCGACCGAGATCATCGAACGACTCGAGGACGACCCGGACTCCGGCGTCGACCTCGCCCTCGAGCAGGTCGATGCGATCCGGGCCTCCGGGGCGTTCGACGGCGTGCACCTGATTCCTGTGTCGCGCTATCGCGAGATCACCGACCGGCTCGAACGTCGCTGA
- a CDS encoding helix-turn-helix transcriptional regulator, with the protein MAEEPIPEYDATILAFPGSRSSTPSPDPLLRDVVGEVLRDERHRQGRTLADVAEDAAVSVQYLSEIERGRKEVSSDVLHAIHGALGIDLGEFLERSTQRLRPRAERSGPVMLAA; encoded by the coding sequence ATGGCCGAGGAACCCATCCCGGAGTACGACGCCACGATCCTGGCGTTCCCGGGTTCGCGTTCGTCCACACCGTCGCCCGACCCCCTCCTGCGAGATGTCGTGGGTGAGGTTCTGCGCGATGAGCGCCATCGGCAGGGCCGCACCCTGGCTGACGTCGCCGAAGACGCGGCGGTGTCCGTGCAGTACCTGTCCGAGATCGAGCGCGGCCGCAAGGAGGTCTCGTCCGACGTGCTGCACGCGATCCACGGCGCGCTCGGAATCGACCTCGGCGAGTTCCTCGAACGGTCGACGCAGCGGCTACGGCCGCGGGCCGAGCGCAGCGGCCCCGTCATGCTGGCCGCCTGA
- a CDS encoding SCP2 sterol-binding domain-containing protein: MAEVPNAGFASAGWIEAMGRAAEHVTVDPELSITVEQRLDEGVAWHFVFADGTVRVAPGETEEPDIVLTSSLEIALAIHAGKLSAQRAFLDGDLRIGGDITTLIEQRAALSEVAELMAAAT, encoded by the coding sequence ATGGCAGAAGTTCCGAACGCTGGGTTCGCCTCCGCCGGATGGATCGAGGCGATGGGTCGAGCCGCCGAGCACGTCACCGTCGACCCCGAACTGTCGATCACCGTCGAGCAGCGACTCGACGAAGGAGTGGCGTGGCACTTCGTGTTCGCCGACGGCACCGTGCGCGTTGCGCCGGGCGAGACCGAGGAGCCCGACATCGTCCTCACCAGTTCGCTCGAGATCGCCCTCGCCATCCACGCAGGGAAACTCTCGGCCCAGCGGGCGTTCCTCGACGGCGATCTCCGCATCGGCGGGGACATCACCACGCTGATCGAACAGCGGGCGGCACTCTCCGAGGTGGCGGAGCTGATGGCCGCGGCTACTTGA